AAAGTCACTTGCCAGAAATTTAGTATCATTATTTATACCTTTATATTTCATAATTAAATACAAGCAACCTCTATTCGGTAAATTAAGTAGTCAACCGTTGTTAATTTCTCGTTCGACACTTGGTCTCATCGGTGTGCTTTTAAACATCTATGCAATCGATCATATGGTACTAAGCGATGCCGACACATTAATGAAATTAAATCCATTTTGGACGATTTTGCTTAGTCTTATTTTCTTAAATGAGAAAGTACGAAATTATCAAATTATCGCAATGATCGTTGCTATTGGCGGCATGCTTTTCGTAGTCAAACCAGAATTTTCATCTGCTATGATTCCGGGAGTCGGCGGTCTATTATCAGGTATTTTTGCCGCTAGTGCTTATACATGTGTACGTGCTTTAAGTACGCGTGAAGCACCTTATACGATTGTATTCTACTTCTCATTATTCTCAGTAGTAGTACTTATACCTTTTACACTCTTTACGTATGAACCTATGACTTGGTTACAATTGCTTTATTTAATAGGCGCTGGCTTATCTGCTGCCGTCGGACAAATAGGTATTACATTGGCATATAGTTACGCACCGGCAAAAGATATTTCAATCTTCACTTATGCATCTATTATTTTTACAGCATTTTTCGGTTTAATTATCTTTGGAGAATCTCCAGATGTATATGCCGTCTTAGGTTATATTATAATTATTGGTGCGAGTTACTACATGTTCGAAAAAGCACGACGACAAAATATTGCTGCCGTTAAAGAAAATCAACGTAAGTAAATAATTTTAAAGGAGGTAATCAAATTGGCACAAGGCCGAAATAATGAAGAATTACAAGATATAACACTTTTAGGTAATCAAAATAACAAATATGACTTTGATTATACCCCTGAAGTATTAGAATCATTCGATAACAAGCATCAAGGTCGAGACTATTTCGTGAAATTCAACTGTCCTGAGTTCACATCTTTATGTCCTATCACAGGACAACCTGATTTCGCTACCATTTATATCTCATATATACCTAATATAAAAATGGTAGAGTCTAAGTCTTTAAAGCTATACTTATTTAGCTTTAGAAATCATGGTGACTTCCATGAAGATTGTATGAATATTATTATGAATGACTTAATTGACTTGATGGATCCACATTATATAGAAGTTTGGGGAAAATTCACTCCTCGTGGAGGTATTTCGATAGACCCTTACACAAATTATGGCAGACCTAATAGTAAATATGAACAAATGGCAGAACATCGCTTAATGAACCATGATTTATATCCAGAAAAAATAGATAATCGCTAATAAGCATTCTCCGTAATAAACTTAGTTTATTATGGAGTTTTTATTTTCGTACAAATTTAATAAAAGAAATCATTAATATGTACCCACAAAAAATACACTTGTTTTTTATATAAAAACAGTATAAAATTAGTTCAACTATTTAAGGGGAGTGAACAAATGAGGAAAATTAGTTATACACATGAAGAAATCATGGAAAGTACACCAAGAACAGGATTTTTCGGACATCCGAAAGGACTAAGTACTTTATTCTTTACTGAATTTTGGGAGAGATTCAGTTACTACGGAATGAAAGCAATACTGATTTATTATTTATACTATAGCGTCGCAAAAGGCGGATTTGGTTTAGATGAAGCCGTAGCACTACAAATCGTTGCGCTATACGGAACACTCATTTACATGTCTGGTGCCATAGGAGGATGGATTGCTGACCGAATTACAGGTACACAACATGCCCTATTCTATGGTGGCGTTCTAATAATGATAGGTCATATTTTGCTATCATTACCAAATAATTTAACACTTGTAATGGTCGCTTTATTATTCATTATTGCAGGAACTGGTTTATTAAAACCTAATATATCAACAACTGTCGGCGAGTTGTACGATCGTAATGATGTTCGTACAGACTCTGCATTTACAATATTTTACATGGGGATTAACTTAGGTGGTTTATTAGCACCTTTAATCACTGGATTTTTACAAACTCGAGTAGGATTCCACGCTGGATTTTTAGTTGCAGCTATCGGTATGTTCTGTGGTTTAGTAGTATTCATCATCAGACGTAAAGGTACGTTAGGCCTAGCAGGA
The Staphylococcus kloosii genome window above contains:
- the queF gene encoding preQ(1) synthase → MAQGRNNEELQDITLLGNQNNKYDFDYTPEVLESFDNKHQGRDYFVKFNCPEFTSLCPITGQPDFATIYISYIPNIKMVESKSLKLYLFSFRNHGDFHEDCMNIIMNDLIDLMDPHYIEVWGKFTPRGGISIDPYTNYGRPNSKYEQMAEHRLMNHDLYPEKIDNR
- a CDS encoding DMT family transporter, whose amino-acid sequence is MNPKVKGIIAILISAIGFSFMSVFFRLAGDLPVFQKSLARNLVSLFIPLYFIIKYKQPLFGKLSSQPLLISRSTLGLIGVLLNIYAIDHMVLSDADTLMKLNPFWTILLSLIFLNEKVRNYQIIAMIVAIGGMLFVVKPEFSSAMIPGVGGLLSGIFAASAYTCVRALSTREAPYTIVFYFSLFSVVVLIPFTLFTYEPMTWLQLLYLIGAGLSAAVGQIGITLAYSYAPAKDISIFTYASIIFTAFFGLIIFGESPDVYAVLGYIIIIGASYYMFEKARRQNIAAVKENQRK